From Paenibacillus physcomitrellae, the proteins below share one genomic window:
- a CDS encoding aldo/keto reductase: protein MKTIKLGTSSLEVPVVAVGCMRINSLDKNGAERFVQSALDLGANFFDHADIYGAGECEEIFADAIHMSPSVRENIILQSKCGIRPGISFDFSKEHILNSVDGILKRLKTDYLDVLLLHRPDALVEPEEVAEAFEQLEKSGKVRHFGVSNQKPMQIELLKKFVKQPIVANQLQLSITNAKMISNGVNVNMEVDSSIDRDGSILDYCRLHDITIQPWSPFQYGFFEGVFLGSDKFPELNKKIDEIAAKYGVSNTTIAIAWLLRHPAQMQPIIGTMNIDRLNDCVKAADVVLTREEWYEIYTAAGNILP, encoded by the coding sequence ATGAAAACGATTAAACTCGGAACAAGCTCACTTGAAGTGCCTGTTGTAGCCGTTGGCTGCATGCGCATCAATTCTCTGGATAAAAACGGTGCCGAACGTTTCGTGCAATCCGCACTGGACCTAGGTGCCAACTTCTTCGATCACGCCGACATTTACGGTGCAGGTGAATGCGAAGAAATTTTTGCAGATGCTATACATATGAGCCCTTCGGTCCGCGAGAATATTATTCTGCAGTCCAAATGCGGCATCCGTCCCGGCATCAGCTTTGACTTCTCCAAAGAGCATATCCTGAACTCGGTAGACGGCATTCTGAAAAGACTGAAAACCGACTACCTCGACGTACTGCTGCTGCATCGTCCGGATGCTTTGGTAGAGCCGGAAGAAGTTGCTGAAGCGTTCGAACAATTGGAGAAATCGGGCAAAGTCCGTCATTTCGGCGTATCCAACCAGAAACCGATGCAGATCGAGCTGCTGAAGAAATTCGTGAAGCAGCCTATCGTGGCGAACCAGCTTCAGTTGAGCATCACCAATGCCAAAATGATCTCCAACGGCGTTAACGTCAACATGGAAGTCGATTCCTCGATCGACCGCGACGGAAGCATTCTGGACTATTGCCGTCTGCATGACATTACTATTCAGCCATGGTCTCCGTTCCAATACGGCTTCTTCGAAGGCGTATTCCTGGGCAGCGACAAGTTCCCTGAGCTGAACAAGAAAATCGACGAAATCGCCGCTAAATACGGCGTGAGCAATACGACCATTGCAATTGCCTGGCTGCTCCGCCACCCTGCTCAAATGCAGCCGATTATCGGTACGATGAACATCGACCGCCTGAACGATTGCGTGAAAGCTGCAGACGTGGTATTGACCCGTGAAGAATGGTATGAAATCTACACGGCGGCCGGCAACATCCTGCCATAA
- a CDS encoding hemoblobin-interacting domain-containing protein → MTLSMGKNNRLRRQIAAVLFGTVLLAGQLPAAGWAAPVSGSASAFASTGSGTAIPPTLPGAVSVLTDGVSAGSTFKDVQGTWASGSIGKWAALGLVEGSGGKFRPNDTVSRAEFAKLVNALFGYSVKSGTTFSDVAPNKWYAEQVGIALQAGYMEGYPDQLFKPETAVTRQEAAKIVASLFPLSKADSSAVTGGFADRSEIAGFAVQPLADLIQAGAVKGFADGTLRPKQPLTRAEAVVLLDRLAGEIVHKPGNVEGLKSDGGLLIASGAATIKDAEIKGNVLITAGVGEGDVTLDGLRTDGVLYVNGGGSHSVHLHNSSVGTVVVNKNGSPVRVVLEGNSKVGAMSVETGAVIEVGEQAEVANLQVEPSAGGTELSVKGTVGELHAQTAGITLNGEAVKQGAVLEVQSGKTAEKGEPKPSQPPAVPSGSGSTNGGGSGSGDNGGNNGGGGNSLITPVLTPDQDNNVLGRDVVLTFADNQAWRSAITEVLLNGRRLTLTEDYVIGAGSLTLKASVFTATGNQTVKIKAAGYADADVIQPMGEWQLVWSDEFDGSGTKLDSNGVDLDKWGYQNGTGAEYGLDGWGNNEQQYYSKDNLKVEDGKLTITAKKESMNGKPYTSGRLWTSPTFSKQYGRFEASIKMPEGEGFWPAFWMMPKDSVYGGWASSGELDIMEARGRLPGETSGTIHFGKPWPNNKSNGGDYHFPAGQSISSGFHTYAVEWEPGEIRWYVDGNLFHKANEWSSEGIGQPDKYAFPAPFDQPFYIILNLAVGGNFDGNVLPPDSKLPAEMQVDYVRAYELDGKPYKTPVEPVLAKEPIPTEARQPVDGSYIADPNFEQSLTDITTSSQPLSADKWNFLHTPDYGGAGSASIEPIDGRNFAKIIPTNGGNQNYSLQLIQYAPLVRGHVYKLSFDAKSNADRSIAVKMGGDADNGWSAYSDNFDVKLQSSLNHYEYRFVMGAQTDLTARLEFNVGLNTSPVWIGNVRLEETDQVVDPDGAKTPLDDGNHVYNGTFDLGTMDRMKYWSFRTDGADASASVDQNRRELTVDIRNGGGRPEAVQLLQKGINLLQSDSYELSFEAKADAQRTVNVRFLSKDGSTVYGNINDISIGTTVGKHTVSFTMPEQVTDPEGQLVFDLGSRTTADSTLTLDNIRLIRTTNNNVDYSKVSLYPLVNGDFSAGLAGWEPFTQGAAAGFSAADGMAKVSVTNVGTEAWNIMLNQSNLNLTKGFTYVLAFDAKSSVTRDTEVTLEDAAYNRRFDSGFISLEPDWQHYEYTVKSTADDNVALKFLLGKTPQAPNGAHEISFRNVVLEVKDAPLKRPPALAADATDNRFGQPVELGFKENEAWRTAIGSVLVNDRVLETGEYEVQPGSLVLHPSAFSSEGTYRITVKAEGYADTSVTQVLIASDGNLLVNGGFAQGKTGWELWVANEGDSTFDVKDGAAELNIHYFGGLDPQWGVPFSWYTQLMQSGVQVEAGKTYELSFRAWSSVDRPILIELTGYNNSQQLPFSITGDSQKVYTAVLKPSANATFTLKYLLGNVITGDQTTPDSEHVLHFDDIKLKEVKGGPQLTADTTENQAGHEIELTFPDDPGWREAISGVQINGNAAAMEKVTIGQSSIRLDPSLFLSPGSYTIAILADGYGANEVSQLILSASPNVALGKTASASSSVQAAANAVDGNPNTRWESESKDPQWFSVDLGGLYRIDSVLLNWEGAYGKTYQVQVSQAEQPGDDDWTDWYTENAGNGGQDLIFEEPAEARHVRVLGTARGTQYGYSLWEMEVYGTPAGDSGETGEDGGNPGPGTADPLAPPTVTADTYDNYTDRDLDLTFTADPLWEQAVTSVSLNGKELQKNTDYLLQAGILTLKAGSLAEPGVYTVLIKAAGYADVSIQQEVLPSGGEDGSGGSGDESPNLALHRPVTASSSNANFDPNVITDGDPQTRWEANWSEGAEAEWIYVDLGSLQQLQQLVVHWERAYPTHVDIQVADELTGNESDWQTVKSEELDKEDADLTQLIDLEPLAVSGRYLRLYMTGRHFEIYGPSIYEVEVY, encoded by the coding sequence ATGACGTTATCTATGGGAAAAAACAATCGACTTCGGCGGCAAATTGCCGCTGTATTGTTCGGGACTGTGCTGCTGGCCGGTCAGCTGCCGGCTGCTGGTTGGGCCGCTCCGGTATCAGGCTCCGCCTCTGCTTTTGCCTCAACGGGTTCAGGCACAGCTATTCCCCCAACTCTGCCTGGCGCAGTCAGCGTTTTAACTGACGGGGTAAGCGCAGGTTCAACTTTTAAAGATGTTCAGGGGACCTGGGCCAGTGGGTCAATCGGAAAATGGGCAGCGCTGGGTCTTGTAGAAGGCAGCGGCGGCAAGTTCCGGCCGAATGATACGGTTAGCCGCGCAGAGTTTGCCAAGCTGGTCAATGCCTTGTTTGGCTATAGCGTCAAGTCCGGGACAACGTTCTCGGATGTGGCTCCGAACAAATGGTATGCCGAGCAGGTTGGTATTGCGCTGCAAGCTGGATATATGGAAGGTTATCCGGATCAACTGTTTAAACCGGAGACGGCCGTAACCCGGCAGGAGGCTGCCAAGATTGTTGCCTCGCTGTTCCCGCTGTCGAAAGCAGATTCATCAGCCGTGACAGGCGGATTTGCGGATCGTTCGGAGATTGCCGGTTTTGCTGTTCAGCCTTTGGCTGATCTTATTCAGGCGGGAGCCGTAAAAGGCTTTGCAGATGGAACACTTCGGCCCAAGCAGCCCTTGACCCGAGCGGAAGCCGTGGTGCTGCTTGACCGGCTTGCCGGCGAGATTGTTCATAAACCGGGTAACGTGGAAGGCTTGAAATCGGATGGAGGATTACTGATTGCCAGCGGTGCTGCGACTATTAAGGATGCCGAAATCAAAGGTAACGTATTGATAACGGCGGGCGTTGGTGAAGGAGACGTAACGCTGGATGGACTTCGTACAGACGGGGTCTTATATGTGAACGGCGGCGGCAGCCACTCGGTACATCTTCACAATTCTTCGGTAGGAACAGTAGTTGTAAATAAAAACGGAAGTCCGGTTCGGGTTGTTCTGGAAGGCAATTCCAAGGTAGGTGCGATGAGCGTAGAAACGGGAGCCGTCATTGAGGTTGGCGAGCAGGCTGAAGTTGCCAATCTGCAAGTGGAGCCATCTGCAGGCGGTACAGAGCTGAGCGTGAAAGGAACGGTAGGCGAGCTTCATGCCCAGACTGCGGGAATAACGCTGAATGGAGAAGCCGTTAAGCAAGGGGCCGTTTTGGAAGTACAAAGCGGGAAGACCGCTGAAAAAGGGGAGCCGAAACCGAGCCAGCCGCCTGCAGTTCCTTCGGGCAGCGGTTCCACTAACGGAGGCGGAAGCGGAAGTGGAGACAATGGAGGAAACAACGGGGGTGGCGGCAACAGCTTGATCACACCGGTATTGACGCCAGACCAGGACAACAACGTGCTTGGCCGGGATGTTGTGCTTACTTTTGCGGATAATCAGGCTTGGCGCAGCGCGATCACAGAGGTGCTGCTGAACGGCCGCCGGCTGACGCTCACGGAGGATTATGTTATAGGCGCTGGTTCCCTGACGTTGAAAGCTTCCGTGTTCACGGCGACGGGCAATCAAACGGTCAAAATCAAGGCGGCTGGATATGCAGATGCTGATGTGATACAGCCAATGGGCGAATGGCAGCTCGTTTGGAGTGATGAATTTGATGGAAGCGGCACCAAACTGGACAGCAACGGGGTTGATCTGGACAAATGGGGCTACCAGAACGGGACAGGAGCTGAATACGGCCTGGATGGCTGGGGCAACAATGAACAGCAGTATTACTCCAAAGATAATCTGAAGGTCGAGGATGGCAAGCTGACGATTACAGCCAAGAAGGAGTCGATGAATGGTAAACCTTACACTTCAGGCCGGCTTTGGACATCGCCTACATTCAGCAAGCAATACGGCCGTTTCGAAGCCAGCATCAAAATGCCTGAAGGAGAGGGATTTTGGCCGGCATTCTGGATGATGCCCAAGGACAGCGTATATGGCGGATGGGCGTCGTCAGGCGAACTCGACATCATGGAAGCCAGGGGCCGCCTGCCGGGAGAGACGTCCGGCACGATTCATTTTGGCAAGCCTTGGCCGAATAATAAATCGAACGGCGGCGATTACCACTTCCCGGCAGGCCAATCGATTAGCAGCGGTTTTCATACTTATGCGGTTGAATGGGAGCCGGGAGAAATCAGATGGTATGTAGACGGAAATCTGTTTCATAAAGCTAACGAATGGAGCAGTGAAGGAATCGGACAGCCGGACAAATACGCATTCCCGGCTCCTTTTGATCAGCCTTTTTATATCATCCTAAACCTGGCTGTAGGCGGTAATTTCGACGGCAATGTGCTCCCGCCGGACTCCAAGCTTCCGGCCGAAATGCAGGTTGATTATGTAAGAGCCTACGAATTAGACGGCAAACCTTACAAAACGCCGGTAGAACCCGTGCTGGCCAAAGAGCCAATTCCGACTGAAGCCAGACAGCCTGTAGACGGCAGCTACATTGCCGATCCGAATTTTGAGCAGAGCCTGACGGATATTACGACCAGCAGCCAGCCGCTTTCGGCGGATAAATGGAATTTCCTGCATACGCCGGATTATGGAGGAGCAGGTTCGGCCTCTATAGAGCCGATTGACGGCCGTAATTTTGCCAAGATTATACCGACAAACGGCGGCAATCAGAACTACTCGCTGCAGTTGATCCAATATGCACCCTTGGTTAGAGGGCATGTTTATAAGTTAAGTTTTGATGCCAAATCGAACGCTGATCGGTCTATTGCCGTGAAGATGGGAGGGGATGCCGATAACGGCTGGTCGGCCTATTCCGACAATTTTGACGTCAAACTGCAATCTTCGCTTAATCATTACGAATACCGTTTTGTTATGGGAGCCCAAACTGATTTGACGGCCCGTCTTGAATTTAATGTGGGGCTGAACACCAGTCCGGTCTGGATCGGCAATGTCCGCTTGGAGGAGACCGACCAGGTCGTTGATCCTGATGGAGCGAAAACACCGCTGGATGATGGGAATCATGTTTATAACGGCACCTTTGATTTGGGCACGATGGATCGCATGAAATATTGGAGCTTTAGAACGGATGGAGCTGACGCTTCAGCCAGCGTGGATCAGAACCGGCGCGAATTGACCGTCGACATCCGGAACGGCGGGGGCCGTCCGGAGGCGGTGCAGCTGCTACAGAAAGGAATCAATTTGCTGCAGAGCGATTCATATGAGCTGAGCTTTGAGGCGAAGGCCGATGCACAGCGTACCGTAAACGTCCGATTTCTGAGCAAGGATGGATCCACGGTTTACGGAAATATCAACGATATCTCGATAGGTACGACAGTCGGGAAGCATACAGTCAGCTTTACCATGCCGGAGCAGGTTACGGATCCGGAGGGCCAACTGGTGTTTGATTTGGGAAGCAGAACCACGGCTGATTCAACCTTAACCTTGGATAACATCCGGTTGATCCGTACGACCAACAACAACGTTGATTATTCCAAGGTCAGCCTGTATCCGCTTGTCAACGGGGACTTTTCGGCGGGTTTGGCCGGCTGGGAGCCGTTTACGCAGGGAGCGGCTGCCGGCTTTAGCGCGGCTGACGGCATGGCTAAAGTGTCTGTAACCAATGTGGGTACGGAAGCCTGGAATATCATGCTCAACCAGTCCAACCTGAATTTGACCAAAGGTTTTACCTATGTGCTCGCTTTTGACGCCAAGTCGTCGGTCACCCGCGATACGGAAGTGACACTGGAGGATGCGGCGTACAACCGCCGTTTCGACTCCGGCTTCATTTCCCTGGAGCCGGATTGGCAGCATTACGAATATACGGTTAAATCGACGGCGGACGATAACGTAGCGTTGAAATTCCTGCTCGGCAAAACCCCGCAGGCTCCAAACGGCGCCCACGAGATTTCGTTCCGCAACGTGGTGCTGGAAGTGAAGGACGCTCCGCTGAAACGTCCGCCGGCGCTTGCAGCGGATGCGACCGATAACCGGTTCGGCCAGCCGGTGGAGTTGGGATTCAAAGAGAACGAAGCCTGGCGGACGGCCATTGGCTCGGTTTTGGTCAATGACCGAGTGCTGGAGACCGGGGAATATGAAGTTCAGCCGGGAAGCCTGGTCCTCCATCCTTCTGCTTTCAGCTCGGAGGGCACCTACCGGATCACGGTCAAAGCTGAAGGGTACGCCGATACGAGCGTCACGCAGGTTCTGATTGCAAGCGATGGGAATTTGCTGGTCAACGGAGGATTTGCGCAAGGCAAAACCGGCTGGGAGCTTTGGGTAGCGAACGAAGGGGATTCGACCTTTGACGTCAAGGATGGGGCTGCCGAACTGAACATTCATTATTTCGGCGGCTTGGACCCGCAGTGGGGCGTGCCTTTCAGCTGGTATACCCAGCTGATGCAGTCCGGCGTCCAGGTAGAAGCCGGGAAAACGTATGAGCTCTCCTTCCGGGCGTGGTCTTCCGTAGACCGTCCGATTCTGATTGAGCTTACGGGTTATAACAACAGCCAGCAGCTTCCTTTTTCGATTACCGGGGATTCGCAAAAAGTGTATACGGCTGTCCTGAAGCCTTCGGCTAATGCCACCTTTACGCTGAAGTATCTGCTCGGCAATGTTATTACGGGCGATCAGACCACTCCAGATTCCGAACATGTTCTTCATTTCGATGACATTAAATTAAAGGAAGTTAAAGGAGGGCCGCAGCTGACAGCTGATACGACGGAGAACCAGGCTGGTCATGAGATCGAGCTCACCTTCCCGGACGATCCGGGCTGGCGCGAGGCAATAAGCGGCGTACAAATCAATGGAAACGCTGCGGCTATGGAGAAGGTGACCATAGGTCAGAGCAGCATCAGGCTGGATCCTTCGCTGTTCCTGTCCCCAGGCAGTTATACGATTGCAATTTTGGCCGATGGCTATGGGGCCAACGAGGTTTCCCAGCTGATCCTGTCAGCATCGCCTAACGTGGCGCTGGGTAAAACGGCATCCGCTTCCTCGTCCGTGCAGGCTGCGGCCAATGCGGTAGACGGCAATCCGAACACTCGCTGGGAGTCCGAATCTAAAGACCCGCAGTGGTTTTCGGTGGATCTTGGCGGTCTTTACCGGATCGATTCCGTGCTTTTGAACTGGGAAGGCGCGTACGGCAAAACTTATCAAGTGCAGGTCTCCCAAGCCGAGCAGCCGGGGGACGACGACTGGACCGATTGGTATACGGAAAATGCAGGGAATGGTGGTCAGGACCTGATTTTTGAGGAACCGGCTGAAGCCCGCCATGTACGTGTGTTAGGAACAGCTAGAGGCACGCAATACGGTTATTCTTTATGGGAAATGGAAGTGTACGGCACTCCTGCGGGAGATTCAGGCGAAACCGGGGAAGACGGTGGCAATCCCGGCCCGGGAACAGCGGACCCCCTTGCCCCGCCTACCGTAACTGCAGATACCTATGACAATTATACGGACCGTGACCTTGACTTGACCTTTACGGCCGATCCTTTATGGGAGCAGGCGGTTACCTCCGTCTCCTTAAACGGGAAGGAACTTCAGAAGAATACGGATTATTTGCTTCAGGCAGGCATATTGACTCTCAAAGCAGGAAGCTTGGCTGAACCTGGAGTTTATACCGTTTTGATCAAAGCGGCAGGATACGCAGACGTTTCCATTCAGCAGGAAGTTCTGCCCTCCGGCGGGGAAGATGGCTCAGGCGGAAGCGGGGATGAAAGCCCGAATTTGGCTCTTCACCGTCCTGTAACGGCTTCCAGCTCCAACGCTAATTTTGATCCGAATGTGATCACTGATGGAGATCCTCAGACCAGGTGGGAAGCCAACTGGTCTGAGGGGGCAGAGGCGGAATGGATCTATGTGGATCTTGGAAGCCTGCAGCAACTGCAACAGCTGGTGGTGCATTGGGAAAGAGCCTATCCGACTCACGTCGATATCCAAGTGGCGGATGAACTGACAGGAAATGAATCCGATTGGCAGACGGTCAAAAGTGAAGAGCTTGATAAAGAGGATGCGGACTTGACCCAACTAATCGACCTGGAGCCGCTAGCTGTCTCCGGCCGCTATCTGCGCCTTTACATGACCGGCAGGCATTTCGAGATTTATGGTCCTTCGATTTATGAGGTAGAAGTTTATTAA
- a CDS encoding extracellular solute-binding protein has protein sequence MQFTWKRMLGLSLTAVLSFSLVACSGGNNASPNASGGNNTQSESAGNNSGGSGNTSASGVDETGWDGKKYVEPITLTTVKGVGTNYFFKTGETMENNVLQKYMKDNLGIDVKYDWVVTDTNDAYKTKLRLMLSSGEKMPDVITYRGDIETVNMLIDSGQFMDVGELFDKYADDAYKQGVALNPDTWLAVTRDGKRMALPVLDYAYNGDLVLWLRQDWMDKLGLQAPKTLADFENIMDAFVNQDPDGNGKKDTIGLAAGFKNTYLNWMTDISWVFGDYGTLPGQWNKAADGSLTYGSVDPAAKQALTTLKTWMDKGYLSKDSGVLDETTGSELFTKGKAGAIVGPNWMPDWPFSDLLNNVPGSKYKAYPIPVGPDGKIGAQSGNPSVNGWMLINKNAKHPEALLRYYNFFFENWANPEKGGIFENGFAEGYDWAKLPDGSITKDPQKYPDLFPGYADRTKLVEPIYYSLTFEGARIPALYADTMLKLANGGTPETPYEVQTAAIRKPENIEGMKIVMDQKDIRMKNYFQGPLTETMKSKNELLNKLVNETYSKIIYGQTPIDQFDKMVSDWKKSGGDQITKEVNEWYQSANNK, from the coding sequence ATGCAATTCACTTGGAAAAGAATGCTGGGCTTGTCGCTGACGGCAGTGTTGTCATTCAGCTTGGTGGCCTGCTCGGGAGGAAACAATGCTTCCCCGAACGCCAGCGGCGGAAACAATACGCAAAGCGAAAGCGCTGGAAATAATAGCGGAGGCAGCGGCAATACGTCCGCCTCAGGCGTTGACGAAACCGGCTGGGACGGTAAGAAATATGTGGAGCCGATCACGTTGACTACGGTCAAAGGTGTGGGCACGAACTACTTTTTCAAAACCGGCGAAACGATGGAGAACAACGTGCTGCAGAAATACATGAAAGACAATCTGGGCATTGACGTGAAATACGACTGGGTCGTAACGGATACAAACGACGCTTACAAAACCAAGCTGCGCCTGATGCTTTCTTCCGGTGAGAAAATGCCGGACGTTATCACTTACCGCGGTGACATCGAAACGGTGAACATGCTGATCGATTCGGGACAGTTCATGGATGTAGGTGAACTGTTTGATAAATACGCCGACGACGCGTACAAACAAGGCGTTGCCTTGAACCCTGACACTTGGCTGGCTGTAACGCGCGACGGCAAACGGATGGCTTTGCCTGTACTGGATTATGCGTACAACGGTGACTTGGTGCTTTGGCTCCGTCAAGACTGGATGGATAAGTTGGGCTTGCAAGCGCCTAAGACGCTGGCCGACTTTGAGAATATCATGGACGCTTTTGTCAACCAAGATCCTGATGGCAACGGCAAAAAGGACACAATCGGCCTTGCCGCCGGATTCAAGAATACGTATCTGAACTGGATGACCGACATCAGCTGGGTATTCGGTGATTACGGCACACTGCCTGGCCAATGGAATAAGGCTGCTGACGGCTCGCTGACCTACGGTTCGGTAGATCCGGCTGCTAAACAAGCGCTGACAACCTTGAAAACCTGGATGGATAAAGGGTACCTGTCCAAAGATTCCGGTGTCCTGGATGAAACAACCGGTTCCGAGCTGTTTACCAAAGGCAAAGCCGGTGCGATTGTAGGTCCAAACTGGATGCCTGACTGGCCGTTCAGCGACCTGCTGAACAACGTGCCGGGCTCGAAATACAAAGCTTATCCGATTCCGGTCGGACCAGACGGTAAAATTGGCGCGCAAAGCGGCAATCCATCGGTTAACGGCTGGATGTTGATCAACAAAAACGCCAAACATCCGGAAGCTCTGCTGCGTTATTATAACTTCTTCTTTGAAAACTGGGCGAATCCGGAGAAGGGCGGCATCTTTGAAAACGGCTTTGCCGAAGGTTACGACTGGGCGAAATTGCCGGACGGTTCGATCACCAAGGACCCGCAGAAATATCCGGACCTGTTCCCGGGTTATGCCGACCGTACGAAGCTTGTAGAACCGATTTACTATTCACTGACCTTTGAAGGTGCACGTATTCCTGCGCTTTACGCGGATACGATGCTTAAGCTGGCGAACGGCGGCACGCCGGAAACACCATATGAAGTGCAAACGGCGGCCATCCGTAAGCCGGAAAATATTGAAGGCATGAAGATCGTTATGGATCAGAAGGACATCCGTATGAAGAATTACTTCCAGGGTCCGCTGACCGAAACGATGAAATCGAAAAACGAGCTGCTCAATAAGCTGGTTAACGAAACGTACTCCAAGATCATTTACGGCCAAACCCCAATCGATCAATTCGACAAGATGGTTTCTGATTGGAAGAAATCCGGCGGTGATCAAATCACTAAAGAAGTCAACGAATGGTATCAATCCGCTAACAACAAATAA
- a CDS encoding carbohydrate ABC transporter permease: MYHKTTGYRVFSVFNYLFLIIAGLLCILPIIHILAVSFSASAPANAHLVGLWPVGFNFDSYTKTMNNPNFSRAFVISLIRTVLGTAITMSVITLAGYVLSKDSSVLKSRNIYAWYFVFTMLFTGGIIPSYIIVRNLHLMNTIWALVLPGAVQVFNMILLMNFFKATPKELEEAALIDGAGHFTILFRVYLPLAMPAVATMSLFSIVGNWNAWFDGLLYINNYRNYPLATFLQTIIVQQDFSKLNPDVNELKNISQRTVKAAQIFIGILPVLLVYPYLQKYFVKGIVLGAVKE, from the coding sequence ATGTACCATAAAACAACGGGATACAGAGTATTTTCGGTATTCAATTATTTGTTCCTGATCATTGCAGGCCTGCTGTGCATCCTGCCGATCATTCATATTCTGGCTGTGAGCTTCAGTGCCAGCGCCCCGGCGAACGCACATCTGGTTGGTCTTTGGCCGGTGGGCTTCAACTTCGATTCATATACAAAAACGATGAACAATCCCAATTTTAGCCGGGCTTTTGTGATTTCTTTGATCCGGACGGTGCTGGGGACCGCGATTACGATGAGCGTAATTACGCTGGCCGGTTACGTGCTGTCCAAAGACTCGTCGGTTTTGAAGAGCCGTAATATTTATGCCTGGTACTTCGTCTTTACAATGCTGTTTACGGGCGGCATCATCCCCAGTTATATCATCGTGCGCAACCTGCACCTGATGAATACGATCTGGGCCCTTGTTCTTCCCGGCGCCGTGCAGGTGTTCAACATGATCCTGCTGATGAACTTCTTCAAAGCGACACCCAAAGAATTGGAAGAGGCTGCTCTCATTGACGGGGCCGGGCATTTCACGATCTTGTTCCGCGTGTACTTACCGCTGGCGATGCCGGCTGTTGCGACGATGTCGCTGTTCTCGATTGTAGGCAACTGGAACGCCTGGTTTGACGGTTTGCTGTATATCAACAACTACCGCAACTATCCTTTGGCGACCTTTTTGCAGACGATCATTGTTCAGCAGGATTTCAGCAAGCTGAATCCGGATGTCAACGAACTCAAAAATATTTCGCAGCGGACCGTTAAAGCGGCGCAGATCTTCATCGGTATATTGCCGGTGCTGCTGGTTTATCCGTACCTGCAGAAGTATTTTGTGAAGGGAATTGTACTGGGAGCGGTGAAAGAGTAG
- a CDS encoding ABC transporter permease: MKGFLRRTWPLHLMLLPAVVLQFLFGYLPLGGLVIAFKDYKPYDGIWGSAWVGFKQFKFMFEYPDSKQVIINTALIAGLKIIFNIVVPFCFALLLNEVRRNSFKRTVQTLVYLPYFISWVFLGGILTDMLSSDGIINSLLQNWFGIEPILFLGNGIWFRVIVVISDVWQQFGFGTIVYLAALAGVNPSLYEAAEVDGATRWKQTINVTIPSLAPIVIVVGTLAIGNILNAGFDQIFNLYNPLVYDKGDIIDTFVYRTGILNGQYSFGTAVGIFKSVVGFVLIVIGYRIAYKLADYKIF, translated from the coding sequence ATGAAAGGTTTTCTGAGGAGGACTTGGCCCCTGCATCTGATGCTGCTGCCGGCAGTTGTGCTGCAATTCTTGTTCGGTTATTTGCCGCTGGGCGGACTTGTAATCGCATTCAAAGATTACAAGCCTTATGACGGAATCTGGGGTTCTGCTTGGGTCGGGTTTAAGCAGTTCAAGTTTATGTTCGAATATCCGGACAGCAAGCAGGTGATTATTAACACCGCGCTGATTGCCGGATTAAAGATCATCTTCAACATCGTGGTTCCGTTTTGTTTCGCGCTGCTGCTGAACGAAGTGCGCCGCAATTCGTTTAAGCGGACGGTGCAGACGCTTGTTTATTTACCTTATTTTATTTCCTGGGTATTCCTTGGGGGGATTTTGACCGACATGCTGTCCAGTGACGGCATCATCAACTCGTTGCTGCAGAACTGGTTTGGCATAGAACCGATCCTGTTCCTCGGCAACGGCATCTGGTTCCGGGTTATTGTCGTAATCAGCGATGTCTGGCAGCAGTTCGGCTTCGGCACCATCGTTTATCTGGCCGCATTGGCAGGTGTTAATCCGTCGCTGTATGAAGCAGCCGAGGTGGATGGCGCAACCCGGTGGAAGCAGACGATTAACGTTACGATTCCATCGCTTGCCCCGATCGTGATCGTGGTAGGGACGCTGGCAATCGGCAACATTCTGAATGCCGGCTTTGACCAGATTTTCAACCTGTATAACCCTCTTGTGTATGACAAAGGGGACATTATCGATACCTTCGTGTACCGAACCGGGATATTGAACGGTCAATACAGCTTTGGCACGGCGGTGGGCATTTTCAAATCGGTTGTCGGCTTTGTGCTCATTGTGATCGGCTACCGGATTGCATACAAGCTGGCGGATTACAAAATCTTTTAA